The Bacillus carboniphilus genome contains a region encoding:
- a CDS encoding peptidoglycan D,D-transpeptidase FtsI family protein, with protein MLRKRRLYTFSFLITLLLIVLLVRLTQIQIVDTETFSDQNINLLEASVTQRTQSVVIDQGRGKFFDREGNPLTHFTIPTLILFPFLKQMDWDISSVAEVIGVSEDVLKTAVNEAKEPFIFGGKDPIELTENQVNRINALQIPGVFAVHKQFTRQEIPAEQLIGMIRENPDVLMERYADRDIPIHTMIGITGLQQSFDEFLLQEGETKLLYHVDAKGGPLFGIDVKYIDPANPFYPVNVKTTLDMDIQLMLERLVDEQRIQNGGVVLLDVETNDILGMVSRPHLNESSPFHDDGATNFMITPQIMGSVFKTVVAAAAIDLELDVPSNTYNCSLNIRDEKDPEYDYGYLNMEESFAKSCNRTFALLAEQIQNEDPTLLENYAKKLSLIDLNGWEGDVFHYTDFKQLSGEKPGRVFSRDEDRTDSNLVRMTGIGQHEVRATPLGVASMMATIARGGEKLSARAVSELNYKNGTTLFEFPVQKKDSETISPYTAMKLQHLLREVVVHEEGTGRWFQNLPYAVAGKSGTAETGIEKEGVQLHNKWFAGYFPFDQPRYALVVVNLGVQQDEGGINPLFSDIVQGIFDLDEKKNKVE; from the coding sequence ATGTTAAGAAAAAGACGACTATATACTTTTTCATTTCTTATTACGCTATTGTTAATCGTTTTATTAGTTCGTTTAACTCAAATTCAAATAGTAGATACAGAAACATTCTCTGACCAAAATATAAATTTACTGGAGGCGAGTGTCACGCAAAGGACACAATCAGTAGTGATTGATCAGGGAAGAGGGAAGTTCTTTGATAGAGAAGGAAATCCGCTTACCCACTTTACAATCCCAACCCTTATTCTTTTTCCCTTTTTAAAACAAATGGATTGGGATATTAGTTCAGTTGCAGAAGTAATAGGGGTGTCAGAGGACGTTTTGAAGACAGCTGTAAATGAAGCAAAGGAGCCTTTTATCTTTGGAGGAAAAGATCCTATTGAACTTACAGAAAATCAGGTAAATAGAATCAACGCTTTACAGATACCAGGTGTTTTTGCTGTACATAAACAGTTTACTCGGCAAGAAATACCTGCCGAACAACTGATAGGAATGATTAGAGAGAATCCAGATGTTTTAATGGAAAGGTACGCAGATAGAGATATCCCTATTCATACGATGATAGGGATTACAGGTCTTCAGCAGAGCTTTGATGAATTTTTATTACAAGAGGGAGAAACAAAGCTTTTGTATCATGTAGATGCAAAAGGCGGTCCACTATTTGGAATTGACGTTAAGTACATAGACCCTGCCAACCCTTTTTATCCTGTTAACGTGAAGACCACGCTTGATATGGATATCCAACTAATGCTTGAGAGGCTCGTGGATGAGCAAAGAATTCAAAATGGAGGTGTTGTGTTATTAGATGTGGAGACAAACGATATTTTAGGCATGGTGTCACGTCCACATTTAAATGAATCTTCTCCGTTTCATGATGACGGTGCTACTAACTTCATGATTACCCCACAAATCATGGGTTCTGTTTTTAAGACAGTGGTTGCAGCAGCAGCGATTGATTTAGAACTGGATGTACCTTCAAATACGTATAACTGTAGTTTGAACATACGGGATGAAAAAGATCCTGAATATGACTATGGCTACTTAAACATGGAAGAGAGCTTCGCAAAGAGCTGTAACCGGACCTTTGCATTATTGGCTGAACAAATCCAAAACGAGGACCCCACTCTTTTGGAGAACTATGCAAAGAAGTTATCGTTGATCGATTTAAACGGATGGGAAGGGGACGTTTTTCATTATACTGATTTCAAACAACTAAGTGGTGAAAAGCCTGGAAGAGTGTTTAGTCGAGATGAGGACCGGACAGACTCTAATCTAGTTCGAATGACTGGGATAGGTCAGCATGAAGTTCGAGCAACACCGCTGGGGGTAGCAAGTATGATGGCTACTATTGCACGTGGTGGTGAAAAGCTGTCTGCTCGAGCAGTTAGTGAATTAAACTATAAAAATGGTACAACTCTCTTTGAATTTCCTGTACAAAAAAAGGATAGTGAAACAATATCGCCTTATACCGCCATGAAGCTTCAGCATTTATTAAGAGAAGTAGTGGTCCATGAAGAAGGAACAGGTAGGTGGTTTCAAAATCTTCCATATGCTGTGGCTGGAAAATCTGGAACAGCAGAAACAGGTATTGAGAAAGAGGGTGTTCAACTCCATAATAAATGGTTCGCAGGCTATTTTCCTTTCGATCAACCAAGGTATGCCCTTGTAGTTGTTAATTTGGGTGTACAACAAGACGAAGGTGGAATAAACCCATTGTTTAGTGATATCGTACAAGGTATATTTGATTTAGATGAAAAGAAAAATAAGGTTGAATAA
- a CDS encoding YrrS family protein: MKNDYKDFYVGSRAQARSKKRKSNIILNSLIGIIVLLIIVVGANILLGSDDNQASPNEQNNTENNNGVGTEAEEEDETTDAEEETPMEETEDPTDSETEDPSETETDEQPSDETGEETDTDSTVDIEEGSSTDVEESDDPNVAGTIVNQHWEPIGTEQTGEHTKNFSSDSQDWKEMQMAIASALGTSTDGLTYWCVENGGADQVIGTVTAKSNVNEPYRVYIEWIDGQGWKPFKVQTLVENDKKNSCGG; this comes from the coding sequence TTGAAGAACGACTATAAAGATTTTTATGTAGGGTCTAGAGCCCAAGCAAGGTCAAAAAAGAGAAAATCAAATATTATATTAAATAGCCTAATCGGAATCATAGTGTTACTCATAATTGTTGTAGGAGCAAATATCTTACTTGGTTCTGACGATAATCAAGCCAGTCCAAATGAACAAAATAATACTGAAAATAATAATGGTGTAGGAACTGAGGCAGAAGAGGAAGATGAAACCACAGATGCTGAGGAAGAGACGCCTATGGAAGAAACTGAAGACCCAACAGATTCAGAAACAGAAGATCCTTCTGAGACAGAAACAGATGAACAACCTAGTGATGAAACTGGTGAAGAAACAGATACAGACTCAACGGTGGATATAGAAGAAGGTTCATCAACTGATGTAGAAGAAAGTGACGACCCTAATGTGGCTGGAACGATTGTCAACCAACATTGGGAGCCAATTGGCACGGAACAGACAGGTGAACACACTAAGAACTTTTCTTCCGATTCACAAGATTGGAAAGAAATGCAAATGGCGATTGCATCTGCTCTTGGAACTTCCACCGATGGTCTAACCTATTGGTGTGTAGAAAATGGTGGAGCTGACCAAGTCATTGGTACAGTAACCGCAAAATCGAACGTAAACGAGCCTTATCGTGTTTACATTGAGTGGATTGACGGCCAAGGCTGGAAGCCATTCAAAGTGCAAACACTTGTAGAGAATGACAAGAAAAATAGCTGTGGTGGTTAA
- the greA gene encoding transcription elongation factor GreA, translating into MAQEKVFPMTKAGKEKLEQELEQLKTVKRKEVVERIKIARSFGDLSENSEYDSAKEEQAFVEGRITTLENMIRNAKIIEEDDLNSDTVSLGKSVTFIELPDGDEETYTIVGSAEADPFDGKISNDSPIAKSLMGKKVGDEVVVQTPGGEMNVKIVSIS; encoded by the coding sequence ATGGCACAAGAAAAAGTTTTCCCGATGACAAAAGCCGGGAAAGAAAAATTAGAACAAGAATTAGAACAGCTAAAAACAGTAAAAAGAAAAGAAGTAGTGGAAAGAATTAAAATTGCACGTAGCTTCGGGGATCTGTCTGAGAACTCTGAGTATGATTCTGCGAAAGAAGAGCAAGCTTTCGTTGAAGGTAGAATCACTACTTTAGAAAACATGATTAGAAATGCAAAAATCATCGAGGAAGATGATTTGAATTCAGATACAGTATCACTGGGTAAATCTGTTACTTTTATTGAATTACCAGACGGTGATGAAGAAACGTACACGATTGTAGGTAGTGCGGAGGCAGATCCATTTGATGGAAAGATCTCGAATGACTCACCTATTGCAAAAAGCCTTATGGGTAAAAAAGTAGGAGATGAAGTAGTCGTTCAAACTCCTGGTGGGGAAATGAATGTAAAAATAGTATCGATTAGCTAG